One genomic region from Cardiocondyla obscurior isolate alpha-2009 linkage group LG01, Cobs3.1, whole genome shotgun sequence encodes:
- the LOC139102122 gene encoding uncharacterized protein codes for MCEVSKGQRRTFRDQDPPRICNKSAENLLRDELEFSRSTPSSPTTLQRAASLEKCFSEPEFFQKQRELLSKHEQRTREKDGEGSVTPGSGADDDSGSAADVASTEDLPKELFAKVPSPCEQASEVITNGFKCDSDDVDGLTNGKKMAPVLGVPPPPPAPHMGPDGLILPRKPYNPCLTSTNHKDLHRELLFNQKIGKNVLNQKSELQRALEKQREAASRREAERNREESYKDDPRTALQRAIEQRARHIQLTQEQSRATTEPSNLLITARAKLRPCTESQ; via the exons ATGTGCGAGGTATCGAAGGGCCAGCGCAGGACGTTCCGCGACCAGGATCCGCCGCGAATATGCAACAAGAGCGCGGAGAACCTGCTGCGGGACGAGCTCGAGTTTTCGCGCTCGACCCCGAGCTCGCCGACGACCCTCCAGCGTGCCGCCAGCCTCGAGAAGTGCTTCAGCGAGCCCGAGTTCTTCCAGAAGCAGCGCGAGCTGCTCTCGAAGCACGAGCAGCGGACGAGGGAGAAGGACGGCGAGGGAAGCGTCACCCCCGGATCCGGCGCGGACGACGACTCCGGAAGCGCAGCCGACGTCGCGAGCACCGAGGACCTCCCGAAGGAGCTCTTTGCCAAAGTGCCTTCCCCTTGCGAACAGGCAAGCGAG GTGATTACTAACGGTTTCAAGTGCGACTCGGACGACGTCGACGGTTTGACAAACG gaaaaaaaatggcacCGGTTCTGGGCGTACCACCGCCACCACCGGCTCCTCACATGGGACCAGACGGCTTGATCTTGCCGAGGAAACCATATAACCCTTGCCTTACCTCCACTAATCACAAAGACCTTCACAGGGAGTTACTTTTCAAccaaaaaat TGGCAAGAACGTTTTGAACCAAAAGAGCGAGCTGCAACGTGCCCTGGAGAAACAAAGGGAAGCTGCATCGAGAAGGGAGGCTGAAAGAAATCGTGAAGAAAGTTACAAGGACGATCCCAGAACCGCCTTGCAAAGGGCGATCGAGCAGAGAGCAAGACACATTCAACTCACG caagAGCAGTCACGGGCGACGACGGAACCGAGCAATCTTTTAATAACGGCGAGAGCGAAGTTAAGGCCCTGCACCGAGTCCCAATGA
- the LOC139102229 gene encoding histone H4, whose protein sequence is MTGRGKGGKGLGKGGAKRHRKVLRDNIQGITKPAIRRLARRGGVKRISGLIYEETRGVLKVFLENVIRDAVTYTEHAKRKTVTAMDVVYALKRQGRTLYGFGG, encoded by the coding sequence ATGACTGGTCGCGGTAAAGGAGGAAAGGGATTGGGAAAAGGAGGCGCGAAGCGTCACAGGAAGGTTCTTCGTGATAACATCCAGGGCATCACCAAGCCGGCCATTCGCCGTTTGGCACGGCGTGGCGGCGTCAAGCGTATTTCCGGCTTGATCTACGAAGAAACCCGTGGCGTGCTGAAGGTCTTCCTCGAGAACGTTATCCGAGACGCGGTCACTTACACCGAGCACGCGAAAAGGAAGACGGTGACTGCCATGGACGTGGTATACGCCCTGAAACGTCAAGGCAGAACTCTGTACGGCTTCGGCGGTTAA
- the LOC139103990 gene encoding dihydrolipoyl dehydrogenase, mitochondrial, with translation MMQASIWNLVTTSIRPTCVKRVLPGLTVTQQRRYASTLDADIVVIGAGPGGYVAAIKAAQLGMKTVCVEKGPTLGGTCLNVGCIPSKSLLNNSHYYHMAHSGDLANRGVVVSNVQLDLNKLMEQKTNVVKALTGGIAGLFKKNKVEWVKGHGKITGKNQVTALKSNGSVESTINAKNILIATGSEVTPFAGIAIDEKQVVSSTGALSLTEVPKRLIVIGAGVIGLELGSVWQRLGSDVTAVEFMPTIGGMGIDGEVSKTMQKILAKQGLKFRLGTKVTAANKSGGEIVVSVEDAKDSNKKEDLACDVLLVCVGRRPYTENLGLEDLGIERDEKGRIPVNNRFQTVVPSIYAIGDCIHGPMLAHKAEDEGIITVEGIAGGAVHIDYNCVPSVIYTHPEVGWVGKTEEDLKKEGIDYKIGKFPFMANSRAKTNLDTDGFAKVLADSSTDKILGVHMIGPAAGELINEAVLAMEYGASAEDVARVCHAHPTCSEALREAHLAAYFGKPINF, from the exons ATGATGCAAGCCAGCATTTGGAATTTAGTAACCACGTCAATCAGG cCAACATGCGTGAAGCGTGTACTACCAGGCTTAACGGTAACTCAGCAACGCAGGTATGCCAGTACGTTGGACGCAGATATCGTTGTGATTGGGGCTGGCCCTGGCGGATATGTAGCTGCGATTAAAGCTGCACAATTGGGCATGAAGACCGTATGCGTGGAAAAGGGCCCAACTCTAGGAGGCACGTGTCTTAATGTTGGATGTATTCCTTCAAAGTCACTTTTAAACAATTCACATTATTATCACATGGCTCACAGTGGAGATTTAGCAAACCGTGGAGTTGTTG TGTCAAATGTTCAATTGGACCTCAACAAGCTCAtggaacaaaaaacaaatgtagTCAAAGCCCTGACCGGTGGTATAGCgggtttatttaaaaagaacaaagttGAGTGGGTCAAGGGTCACGGAAAGATCACGGGAAAGAATCAAGTTACTGCTTTAAAGTCCAATGGATCGGTAGAATCTACTATTAATGCGAAAAATATTCTGATAGCAACCGGTAGTGAAGTCACGCCTTTTGCCGGAATCGCAATTGACGAGAAACAGGTTGTATCCTCGACAGGTGCATTGTCACTCACTGAAGTTCCTAAGAGACTCATTGTTATTGGAGCTGGAGTCATTGGGTTGGAATTGGGTTCAGTTTGGCAAAG ACTGGGTTCCGATGTAACGGCCGTTGAATTTATGCCGACGATCGGTGGTATGGGTATCGACGGGGAAGTCAGTAAAACCATGCAGAAAATACTTGCAAAACAAGGGTTAAAGTTTAGGCTGGGAACAAAAGTCACAGCTGCTAACAAAAGTGGCGGTGAGATTGTGGTTTCTGTTGAGGATGCAAAGGACTCGAATAAAAAGGAGGATCTGGCGTGCGATGTGCTATTAGTGTGCGTTGGTAGGAGACCGTACACGGAAAATTTAGGTTTAGAAGATCTGGGCATTGAGAGAGACGAAAAGGGAAGAATACCTGTGAACAATCGATTTCAGACGGTAGTACCTAG TATTTACGCTATTGGAGATTGTATTCATGGACCGATGCTGGCACACAAAGCTGAAGACGAGGGTATAATCACTGTAGAAGGCATTGCCGGAG GCGCTGTTCACATCGACTATAACTGTGTACCGAGCGTGATATACACGCATCCAGAAGTGGGTTGGGTTGGCAAGACGGAAGAAGATCTGAAAAAGGAAGGTATTGACTACAAGATCGGTAAATTTCCGTTCATGGCAAATTCTCGAGCGAAGACGAACCTCGATACAGACGGCTTCGCCAAGGTACTCGCCGATAGCAGCACGGACAAGATTCTAGGAGTACACATGATCGGACCTGCTGCGGGAGAGCTTATCAACGAAGCAGTTCTCGCGATGGAGTATGGTGCCAGCGCGGAAGATGTTGCTCGCGTATGTCACGCACATCCG aCGTGCTCCGAAGCGCTCAGAGAAGCTCACCTAGCAGCTTACTTCGGCAAACCCATAAACTTTTAA
- the LOC139103997 gene encoding prostaglandin reductase 1 produces MFKAVQRELSWGRFIKVVIAHPLRNNVNSVTAVTSLNATSSLIHKFSTHSRTMKAKKFVVVNHFVNEAKPTDLKLVEEELPPLKNGEYLVEAEYLSVDPYMRPYLQRFPVGITMIGSQVAKIIESKNPNFPVGKRIVGNLGWRTHTIINPSTNQDDVLQQQPYVLPDIGDLPSSLGLGVLGMPGNTAYFGLLEICKPKPGETIVISGAAGAVGSHVGQIAKNLGLIVIGICGSDEKCKWLTEELGFDSAINYKTASIASSLRKAAPQGVDCYFDNVGGDISSVVMYQMRPFGRVSVCGSISSYNTDASSLPKSTILQPVIVFNQLKIEGFIVTRWADRWNEGIIQNLRWIREGKLRYRETVTKGFENMFDAFIGMMRGENVGKAIIQA; encoded by the exons ATGTTTAAAGCAGTGCAACGTGAACTGTCGTGGGGCCGCTTTATCAAGGTCGTAATTGCTCATCCGCTTCGTAATAACGTCAACAGCGTTACTGCAGTGACAAGCCTGAACGCTACGAGCTCTTTGATTCACAAGTTTTCGACGCATTCGCGTACAATGAAGGCGAAGAAGTTCGTGGTGGTGAATCATTTCGTGAACGAGGCGAAGCCGACTGATCTAAAATTGGTGGAAGAGGAGTTGCCGCCGTTGAAGAATGGAG AATATCTTGTGGAAGCCGAGTATCTTTCTGTGGACCCGTACATGAGGCCGTACTTGCAAAGATTTCCTGTTGGAATTACAATGATAGGGAGTCAAGTCGCCAAGATCATAGAATCTAAAAATCCCAATTTCCCGGTCGGCAAGAGAATCGTTGGAAACTTGGGCTGGAGAACTCATACTATAATTAATCCGAGTACCAACCAAGATGACGTGCTCCAGCAGCAGCCGTACGTCTTGCCAGATATTGGCGATCTGCCGTCATCCCTTGGCCTAGGCGTGCTGGGAATGCCGgg TAACACGGCTTATTTCGGCTTGTTGGAAATATGCAAGCCGAAACCTGGCGAGACGATCGTCATCAGCGGAGCGGCTGGTGCAGTCGGCTCGCACGTGGGCCAGATCGCTAAGAACCTGGGCCTGATTGTTATCGGTATTTGCGGCTCCGATGAGAAGTGCAAGTGGCTCACTGAGGAATTGGGTTTCGATTCTGCAATCAACTACAAGACTGCGTCGATCGCATCTAGTCTTCGTAAAGCCGCTCCGCAAGGCGTGGATTGCTACTTCGACAAT GTCGGCGGGGATATTTCAAGCGTGGTCATGTACCAGATGAGGCCATTTGGCCGGGTATCAGTATGCGGCAGCATCTCCAGTTACAACACAGATGCTTCGTCTTTACCCAAGAGCACAATCTTGCAACCTGTGATAGTATTCAATCAATTAAAGATAGAAGGTTTCATCGTTACACGATGGGCGGATCGTTGGAACGAAGGAATCATACAGAACTTACGATGGATACGCGAGGGCAAGCTCCGTTACCGCGAGACTGTAACTAAAGGCTTCGAGAATATGTTCGATGCATTTATCGGCATGATGCGTGGCGAGAACGTCGGAAAGGCGATTATCCAGGCATAG
- the LOC139104018 gene encoding uncharacterized protein: MSNLRISGNELGQHIGQDVIYVARIIKKSSDGMSAEVTSYFNERITVTFLKPLGIVPGFIEMHGTVTSESTMTCNKYLHIVTDIYWDSYPGYNTRIVIRSPVQDPFEDADRNY; this comes from the exons atgtcaaaCTTACGGATTTCGGGCAACGAATTAGGGCAACACATTGGCCAGGATGTAATTTATGTTGCAAGAATCATAAAG AAAAGTTCTGATGGTATGAGTGCAGAGGTAACATCGTATTTTAATGAGCGAATAACTGTGACATTCCTTAAACCACTAGGAATCGTACCAGGATTCATAGAAATGCACGGTACTGTAACATCTGAATCTACCATGacttgcaataaatatttacacATCGTTACAGACATTTATTGGGATTCTT ATCCTGGCTACAACACAAGGATAGTGATACGCTCTCCAGTCCAGGATCCGTTCGAAGACGCAGAtcgcaattattaa
- the LOC139102189 gene encoding histone H3 gives MARTKQTARKSTGGKAPRKQLATKAARKSAPATGGVKKPHRYRPGTVALREIRRYQKSTELLIRKLPFQRLVREIAQDFKTDLRFQSSAVMALQEASEAYLVGLFEDTNLCAIHAKRVTIMPKDIQLARRIRGERA, from the coding sequence ATGGCTCGTACGAAGCAGACCGCACGTAAATCCACCGGTGGCAAGGCTCCCCGAAAGCAGCTGGCGACGAAAGCGGCTCGCAAGAGCGCGCCCGCCACAGGCGGTGTGAAGAAGCCTCATCGTTACAGGCCCGGTACGGTCGCCCTTCGTGAAATTCGTCGCTACCAGAAGAGCACCGAGCTGCTCATTCGCAAACTGCCGTTCCAGCGTCTCGTACGTGAGATCGCTCAGGACTTCAAGACTGACCTGCGGTTCCAGAGTTCCGCGGTAATGGCGTTACAGGAGGCCAGCGAAGCTTATCTCGTTGGTCTGTTCGAGGACACTAATCTCTGCGCGATTCACGCGAAACGTGTCACCATCATGCCGAAAGACATTCAACTGGCTCGCCGTATTCGCGGAGAGCGTGcttaa
- the LOC139102101 gene encoding putative transferase CAF17 homolog, mitochondrial has protein sequence MINRVSRSVLQMSKRGKRISGHQWHAIRHRFTEIDGKTLERLSDRSVLRVSGSEASTFLQGLITNDMNHLDEGAPNIYTLFLNIRGRVMCDAVVYKTQEGNLYYVECDSEIIDSLQRHLKMYRVRRKIDIEHVGDKINVWSVFGSSKHLEDEAAADGAGENKLEGMIFPCGTLNSKTSKFVDNVMIFEDPRLPELGLRILVESQINKHDIVKHLDADVSLSENSGSYKAFRYKLGVGEGTHDLPPGKALPLEINCDYLHGVSFHKGCYIGQELTARTYHTGVVRKRLMPLLFENVMDKPLAYDEKILNESNNVVGKFRGCVAKYGLGLMRINDALNARQLSVSGVNVKVVKPTWWPQESQKEKASVKDTK, from the coding sequence ATGATAAACCGTGTTAGTCGCTCCGTTCTCCAAATGTCGAAGCGAGGTAAAAGGATCAGTGGGCACCAGTGGCACGCAATCAGACACAGGTTCACTGAAATTGACGGCAAGACTCTAGAACGGCTGAGCGATAGAAGTGTACTTCGCGTAAGCGGTAGCGAGGCTTCTACTTTCCTCCAAGGATTGATCACGAACGATATGAACCACTTGGACGAAGGGGCACCTAACATCTACACGCTATTCTTGAATATCAGAGGCAGAGTAATGTGCGACGCCGTTGTGTACAAGACCCAGGAGGGTAACTTGTATTATGTAGAATGTGATTCGGAGATAATCGACTCCTTGCAAAGGCACTTAAAGATGTATCGCGTTAGACGGAAGATAGATATCGAGCATGTAGGAGACAAAATTAACGTTTGGTCGGTGTTCGGCTCCTCGAAACATTTGGAAGATGAAGCTGCAGCTGACGGGGCAGGTGAAAATAAGCTGGAAGGAATGATATTTCCATGCGGTACTTTGAATAGCAAGACCAGCAAGTTCGTCGATAATGTTATGATATTTGAAGATCCCAGGTTACCTGAATTAGGTTTGAGAATTCTCGTTGAATCACAGATCAATAAGCATGATATAGTGAAACATTTGGACGCTGACGTATCTTTGTCCGAAAATTCCGGGAGTTACAAGGCATTTCGATATAAATTAGGAGTAGGAGAAGGTACACACGATCTACCACCTGGAAAAGCGTTGCCCctcgaaattaattgcgattatTTACACGGCGTCAGTTTTCACAAAGGCTGCTATATCGGTCAGGAATTAACCGCTCGCACATATCACACGGGTGTTGTGAGGAAACGTCTAATGCCTCTGTTGTTCGAAAATGTTATGGACAAGCCACTCGCGTATGAtgaaaaaattctcaatgaaTCTAACAATGTAGTAGGAAAATTTCGAGGTTGCGTCGCAAAGTATGGATTAGGTTTGATGCGAATCAATGACGCTCTTAATGCTCGACAGCTTAGCGTATCTGGTGTAAACGTTAAAGTAGTTAAACCTACATGGTGGCCCCAGGAatcacaaaaagaaaaggctTCTGTTAaagatacaaaataa